Proteins from a genomic interval of Tenacibaculum sp. SZ-18:
- a CDS encoding VPS10 domain-containing protein → MTTTIKRQKVTKMLCSFFVFLTLVATSFAQKNKKVADKKKQDKSSIYNGLKFRSIGPALMSGRIADIVIHPNNENVWYVGVASGGVWKTENSGTTWNSIFDGQVSYSIGCVTLDPQNPEIVWVGTGENDGGRHIGYGDGIYKSEDGGKSWKNMGLKNSEHLSKIIIHPKDSKIMWVASQGPLWSAGGERGVFKSTDGGKTWKQTLGDDKWVGATDLLIDPRNPDLLYAATWQRHRTVAGYLGGGPGTGIYKSNDGGENWTKLKTGLPSSNMGKIGLAISPQKPDVIYAAIELDRRTGGVYKSENKGGSWKKMSNAVSGGTGPHYYQELYASPHRFDHLYLANNYMLESFDGGKTFTQMNESEKHVDNHAVAFKKNDPNYILVGCDGGLYESFDKTKNWKYINNLPVTQFYKIAVDDAEPFYYVYGGTQDNSTQGAPSRTDNIHGVRNSDWFIVLGGDGHQPATEPGNPNIVYAQWQQGNLNRHDRITGENVSIKPQPELGEKAERHNWDAPILVSPHNPKRIYHASQRVWKSDDRGDSWQPISGDLTNNMERIQTPFFGKKQKWDNAWDIYAMSNYSTITSLSESPKQEGLIYAGTDDGIIQVTENGGANWRKVDFSKIKGLPETAFVNDIKADLFDQNVVYAVFDNHKFGDYQPYLFKSSDKGKTWKSIANNLPDRTLLWRIVQDHVNSNLLFLGTEFGVYFTNDSGNSWMKLKSGLPNISVRDLAIQKRENDLIAGTFGRGIYILDDYSALRTINPDNEAQLFKPRAGKWYMQRRVLGGGRKASQGDNFFVADNPPFGVEFTYYVKNNLKSKEAKRKEKENEIEKNKGIVSVPAWSVLEDEQKEIQPKLWLFVSDNDNNILKRIEAKNSKGTGRINWDLSTEPTYTISPNNVNRKGSGYMVAPGNYNAQLYKQIEGKYSSLGDKVSFDVKPFGKKGMQGSTPENVVSHWKNVADLSTKVSDLSSDIRDTKQMITVLLKAYDRASKRNENLHSELLTLRTKILKLEQQFSGSNPRKEVGEKNEYLSVRDYMWAASARTTYGPTKAHLKYLSNANKLYNSMLTDLNLIKNSIAPAKAQLKQIGAPNIKN, encoded by the coding sequence ATGACTACAACAATCAAACGACAGAAGGTTACAAAAATGTTATGTTCATTTTTTGTGTTTCTGACTTTAGTCGCTACAAGTTTTGCTCAAAAAAACAAGAAAGTAGCCGACAAGAAAAAACAAGACAAAAGTTCAATTTATAACGGACTGAAATTTCGAAGTATCGGCCCAGCTCTTATGTCTGGTAGAATTGCAGATATTGTTATTCATCCTAATAACGAAAATGTGTGGTATGTCGGAGTAGCATCCGGTGGAGTTTGGAAAACTGAAAATTCAGGAACAACTTGGAATTCTATTTTTGACGGTCAAGTTAGTTACTCAATAGGTTGTGTAACTCTTGATCCTCAAAATCCAGAAATTGTTTGGGTTGGAACAGGTGAAAACGACGGAGGTAGACATATCGGATATGGAGATGGAATTTACAAAAGTGAAGATGGTGGAAAATCATGGAAAAACATGGGATTAAAAAATTCGGAACACCTTTCTAAAATTATAATTCACCCAAAAGATTCGAAAATAATGTGGGTTGCTTCTCAAGGACCATTATGGAGTGCTGGTGGTGAACGTGGTGTTTTCAAATCTACCGATGGTGGTAAAACTTGGAAACAAACCCTTGGAGATGATAAATGGGTTGGAGCAACAGATTTATTAATTGACCCGAGAAATCCTGATTTACTGTACGCTGCAACTTGGCAACGTCATAGAACAGTTGCTGGATATTTAGGCGGTGGACCAGGAACCGGAATTTACAAATCAAACGACGGTGGGGAAAATTGGACCAAACTAAAAACTGGACTCCCAAGTAGTAATATGGGGAAAATTGGTTTAGCCATTTCTCCTCAAAAACCTGACGTAATTTACGCAGCTATTGAATTAGATAGAAGAACAGGTGGTGTATACAAAAGTGAAAATAAAGGTGGTTCATGGAAAAAAATGAGCAACGCTGTGTCTGGTGGTACTGGACCACATTACTATCAAGAACTTTATGCTTCTCCACATCGATTTGATCATCTTTACTTAGCGAATAACTATATGTTGGAGTCATTTGACGGAGGAAAAACTTTTACTCAAATGAACGAATCTGAAAAACATGTGGACAATCACGCTGTAGCTTTCAAAAAAAATGATCCAAATTATATATTAGTAGGTTGTGATGGAGGTTTATACGAAAGTTTTGACAAAACGAAAAACTGGAAATATATTAATAACTTACCAGTTACTCAATTCTATAAAATTGCAGTTGATGATGCAGAACCTTTCTACTATGTTTATGGTGGAACACAAGATAACAGTACTCAAGGAGCGCCTTCTAGAACAGACAACATTCATGGAGTTAGGAATTCAGATTGGTTTATTGTATTAGGTGGCGACGGACATCAACCTGCTACAGAACCAGGCAATCCAAATATTGTTTATGCTCAATGGCAACAAGGAAATTTAAATCGTCACGATAGAATTACAGGGGAAAATGTAAGTATTAAACCTCAGCCAGAATTAGGTGAAAAAGCTGAACGCCATAATTGGGATGCGCCAATTTTGGTAAGTCCACATAATCCAAAACGAATTTATCATGCTTCTCAAAGAGTATGGAAATCTGATGATCGAGGTGATTCTTGGCAACCAATTTCTGGAGATTTAACGAATAATATGGAGCGAATTCAAACTCCTTTCTTCGGAAAAAAACAAAAATGGGATAATGCATGGGACATCTATGCAATGTCTAACTACAGCACAATAACGTCATTATCTGAATCTCCAAAACAAGAAGGATTAATTTATGCAGGAACTGATGATGGAATAATTCAAGTAACTGAAAATGGTGGAGCAAATTGGAGAAAAGTAGATTTTTCAAAAATAAAAGGATTACCAGAAACTGCCTTTGTAAATGATATAAAAGCAGATTTATTTGATCAAAATGTAGTGTATGCAGTATTCGATAATCACAAATTTGGAGATTATCAACCATATCTTTTTAAAAGTTCGGACAAAGGAAAAACATGGAAAAGTATTGCTAATAACTTACCAGATAGAACATTATTATGGCGAATTGTTCAAGATCATGTGAACAGCAATTTATTGTTTTTAGGAACTGAGTTTGGTGTTTACTTCACAAATGATAGTGGAAATTCTTGGATGAAATTAAAATCAGGATTACCTAATATTTCAGTAAGAGACTTAGCTATTCAAAAAAGAGAAAATGATTTAATAGCAGGAACTTTCGGAAGAGGAATTTACATTCTTGACGATTATTCGGCATTACGTACAATTAATCCTGATAATGAAGCTCAATTATTCAAACCTAGAGCTGGTAAATGGTATATGCAAAGAAGAGTTTTAGGAGGCGGAAGAAAAGCATCACAAGGTGATAACTTTTTTGTAGCTGACAATCCTCCTTTTGGCGTAGAATTTACTTATTATGTGAAAAATAATCTAAAAAGTAAAGAAGCAAAACGTAAAGAGAAAGAGAACGAAATTGAAAAAAATAAAGGAATCGTATCTGTTCCTGCATGGTCTGTTTTGGAAGATGAACAAAAAGAAATACAACCAAAACTATGGTTATTTGTTAGTGATAATGATAATAATATCCTTAAAAGAATTGAAGCTAAAAATTCTAAAGGAACTGGAAGAATTAATTGGGATCTTTCAACTGAACCAACCTACACAATTTCACCAAATAATGTAAACAGGAAAGGATCTGGTTATATGGTTGCTCCTGGGAATTATAACGCTCAACTTTATAAACAAATCGAAGGAAAGTATTCTAGTTTAGGAGACAAAGTTTCATTTGATGTAAAGCCTTTTGGTAAAAAAGGTATGCAAGGTAGTACTCCTGAAAATGTAGTTTCTCATTGGAAAAATGTGGCTGATTTATCAACCAAAGTGAGCGATTTGAGCAGCGATATAAGAGATACTAAACAAATGATTACAGTACTATTAAAGGCTTACGACCGTGCATCCAAAAGAAATGAAAATCTTCATTCAGAGCTTTTAACGCTTCGTACAAAAATTTTAAAATTAGAACAACAATTCAGCGGAAGTAACCCTCGAAAAGAAGTAGGAGAGAAAAATGAATATCTGAGTGTAAGAGATTATATGTGGGCAGCTAGTGCAAGAACTACTTATGGTCCAACAAAAGCACATTTAAAATACTTGAGTAATGCAAACAAATTATATAATTCGATGCTTACTGATTTAAACCTTATTAAAAACTCAATAGCTCCAGCAAAAGCGCAATTAAAACAAATAGGAGCTCCAAATATCAAGAACTAA